Proteins encoded within one genomic window of Onychostoma macrolepis isolate SWU-2019 chromosome 11, ASM1243209v1, whole genome shotgun sequence:
- the bicd2 gene encoding protein bicaudal D homolog 2 isoform X2: MSGDEDGCPEAQLVSEAGPNWLRSEVQRLTRELSETSREKIQAAEYGLAVLEENQQLKQRFEELESEYETVRQELDQLREAYGQVHSTHRKVAADGESREESLILESASKEAYYEQRVQELQAELRQTKNTLTSTQAENERLATLALELRENNEIVELQRSRLRDDIREYKIRESRLLQDYTELEEENISLQKQVSTLKQGQVEFEGLKHENRRLEEEVQYLNSQLEDAVRLREIAERQLTEALETVKTEREQKAALRKELTHHMTLGDSLLASSLDGLKLSADEPNNDEAILTFENGLAKVSDVNDEDNRLSSPKRDGNFRPAPSLVDDLLTELNISEIQKLKQQLLQVEREKVALLTTLQDSQKQLEHARGALAEQQEAMTRLSDDLGVMRRLQAGKERQSALDSERERDSREDNDVDYYELDINGPEILRCKYEVAIAEAGELREELKTLKSEHDEMKAEHEEVRARLEGQVRDLSVQVSHLESSSRADRDQVARLEKELKEVSAVAGETEGSLSVAQDELVAFSEELANLYHHVCMCNNETPNRVMLDFYKEGKGNKTEGKELQSTLTQTSDSTAESPRPNSTAADSSTSGTPVREDPRPEPMDIYNLVAIIRDQIRHLQKAVDRTTELSRQRVASLELAAVADKDQAACMEEILKLKSLLSTKREQIATLRTVLKANKQTAEVALANLKSKYEIEKAMVTETMMKLRNELKALKEDAATFSSLRAMFATRCDEYVTQLDDMQRQLAAAEDEKKTLNSLLRMAIQQKLALTQRLEDLEFDHEQSRRGSGAGPGGRGKASSGRGRGPLSFSSPH, translated from the exons GCGTACGGCCAGGTTCACTCCACCCACAGAAAGGTGGCTGCAGACGGGGAAAGCAGGGAGGAGTCCCTCATCCTTGAGTCGGCATCTAAAGAGGCATACTATGAGCAGAGAGTGCAGGAACTGCAGGCTGAGCTGcgacaaacaaaaaacaccctCACCAGCACCCAGGCGGAGAACGAACGTCTGGCTACCCTTGCACTCGAGCTGAGAGAG AATAATGAGATTGTGGAGCTCCAGCGCAGTCGCCTGCGTGACGACATTAGAGAGTACAAGATCCGAGAGTCTCGTCTGTTGCAAGACTACACTGAACTGGAAGAGGAGAACATCAGCCTTCAGAAACAAGTCTCCACCCTTAAACAGGGTCAG GTGGAGTTCGAGGGATTAAAGCATGAGAATCGACGCTTGGAAGAGGAAGTGCAGTACCTAAACAGCCAGCTAGAGGACGCTGTTCGGTTACGCGAAATAGCTGAGCGTCAGCTAACAGAGGCTCTAGAAACCGTAAAGACCGAACGGGAGCAGAAAGCAGCTCTTCGAAAAGAACTGACACATCACATGACCCTGGGAGACTCCCTTCTTGCCAGCTCATTGGATGGGCTCAAACTGAGTGCAGATGAACCAAATAACGATGAGGCCATTTTGACGTTTGAAAACGGATTAGCTAAAGTCAGTGACGTTAACGATGAAGATAACAGATTGTCTTCTCCCAAAAGAGATGGAAACTTCCGTCCCGCACCAAGTCTGGTTGATGACTTGTTGACAGAGCTGAACATCTCTGAAATCCAGAAACTTAAGCAACAGCTCTTACAG GTGGAGCGAGAGAAGGTGGCTCTTCTCACCACTTTACAGGACTCTCAGAAGCAGTTAGAGCATGCTCGAGGAGCATTAGCTGAACAGCAGGAAGCTATGACGAGACTTAGCGATGATTTGGGCGTAATGAGGAGATTGCAGGCAGGCAAGGAGCGGCAGTCAGCCCTGGACAGTGAGCGAGAGCGGGACAGTCGAGAAGACAATGATGTGGACTATTATGAGCTGGATATCAATGGGCCAGAGATACTTCGCTGCAAGTATGAAGTAGCCATAGCAGAGGCAGGTGAACTGAGGGAGGAGCTTAAGACACTAAAATCGGAGCATGATGAG ATGAAGGCCGAGCATGAGGAGGTACGGGCACGACTGGAGGGACAGGTGCGTGACCTCAGTGTTCAAGTGTCTCATTTGGAAAGCAGCAGCCGTGCAGACCGTGATCAAGTTGCTCGATTGGAAAAGGAGCTGAAGGAAGTGAGTGCAGTTGCCGGCGAGACAGAAGGCAGTCTCAGCGTTGCCCAGGATGAGCTTGTTGCCTTTAGTGAAGAGCTTGCAAACCTCTACCACCATGTCTGCATGTGCAACAACGAAACCCCGAATCGTGTCATGCTCGATTTTTACAAAGAGGGTAAAGGAAACAAGACCGAAGGTAAAGAGCTTCAGTCTACGTTGACGCAAACCAGTGACAGCACAGCCGAGTCACCGAGGCCCAACTCCACTGCCGCTGACAGCTCGACTTCTGGGACACCAGTCAGAGAAGATCCACGTCCTGAACCAATGGACATCTACAACCTAGTAGCAATAATTCGGGATCAGATACGCCACTTGCAGAAGGCGGTCGATCGTACCACAGAACTATCCAGGCAAAGAGTTGCTTCTCTAGAGTTGGCCGCAGTGGCAGATAAAGACCAAGCTGCTTGCATGGAGGAGATTTTGAAGCTCAAGTCCCTGCTGAGCACTAAGCGAGAACAGATTGCCACGCTGAGGACTGTGCTCAAGGCCAATAAACAG ACAGCAGAGGTTGCCCTGGCAAACCTAAAGAGCAAATATGAGATTGAAAAGGCCATGGTCACTGAAACAATGATGAAGTTGAGGAACGAGCTGAAGGCTCTTAAAGAAGATGCCGCCACATTCTCCTCTCTCAGGGCAATGTTCGCCACCAG GTGTGATGAATACGTAACACAATTGGACGACATGCAGAGGCAGCTGGCTGCAGCAGAAGATGAGAAGAAGACTCTGAACTCCCTCCTGCGTATGGCCATCCAGCAGAAACTGGCCCTTACACAGAGATTGGAGGATCTGGAGTTTGACCACGAGCAATCCCGAAGAGGATCCGGTGCTGGGCCAGGCGGCCGTGGGAAGGCTTCATCTGGCCGTGGCAGGGGACCCTTGTCGTTTTCCAGCCCCCAT taa
- the bicd2 gene encoding protein bicaudal D homolog 2 isoform X1, giving the protein MSGDEDGCPEAQLVSEAGPNWLRSEVQRLTRELSETSREKIQAAEYGLAVLEENQQLKQRFEELESEYETVRQELDQLREAYGQVHSTHRKVAADGESREESLILESASKEAYYEQRVQELQAELRQTKNTLTSTQAENERLATLALELRENNEIVELQRSRLRDDIREYKIRESRLLQDYTELEEENISLQKQVSTLKQGQVEFEGLKHENRRLEEEVQYLNSQLEDAVRLREIAERQLTEALETVKTEREQKAALRKELTHHMTLGDSLLASSLDGLKLSADEPNNDEAILTFENGLAKVSDVNDEDNRLSSPKRDGNFRPAPSLVDDLLTELNISEIQKLKQQLLQVEREKVALLTTLQDSQKQLEHARGALAEQQEAMTRLSDDLGVMRRLQAGKERQSALDSERERDSREDNDVDYYELDINGPEILRCKYEVAIAEAGELREELKTLKSEHDEMKAEHEEVRARLEGQVRDLSVQVSHLESSSRADRDQVARLEKELKEVSAVAGETEGSLSVAQDELVAFSEELANLYHHVCMCNNETPNRVMLDFYKEGKGNKTEGKELQSTLTQTSDSTAESPRPNSTAADSSTSGTPVREDPRPEPMDIYNLVAIIRDQIRHLQKAVDRTTELSRQRVASLELAAVADKDQAACMEEILKLKSLLSTKREQIATLRTVLKANKQTAEVALANLKSKYEIEKAMVTETMMKLRNELKALKEDAATFSSLRAMFATRCDEYVTQLDDMQRQLAAAEDEKKTLNSLLRMAIQQKLALTQRLEDLEFDHEQSRRGSGAGPGGRGKASSGRGRGPLSFSSPHVSPRLPCKNRPQPHGLIGSPAVFCSEKYKILCDNGSD; this is encoded by the exons GCGTACGGCCAGGTTCACTCCACCCACAGAAAGGTGGCTGCAGACGGGGAAAGCAGGGAGGAGTCCCTCATCCTTGAGTCGGCATCTAAAGAGGCATACTATGAGCAGAGAGTGCAGGAACTGCAGGCTGAGCTGcgacaaacaaaaaacaccctCACCAGCACCCAGGCGGAGAACGAACGTCTGGCTACCCTTGCACTCGAGCTGAGAGAG AATAATGAGATTGTGGAGCTCCAGCGCAGTCGCCTGCGTGACGACATTAGAGAGTACAAGATCCGAGAGTCTCGTCTGTTGCAAGACTACACTGAACTGGAAGAGGAGAACATCAGCCTTCAGAAACAAGTCTCCACCCTTAAACAGGGTCAG GTGGAGTTCGAGGGATTAAAGCATGAGAATCGACGCTTGGAAGAGGAAGTGCAGTACCTAAACAGCCAGCTAGAGGACGCTGTTCGGTTACGCGAAATAGCTGAGCGTCAGCTAACAGAGGCTCTAGAAACCGTAAAGACCGAACGGGAGCAGAAAGCAGCTCTTCGAAAAGAACTGACACATCACATGACCCTGGGAGACTCCCTTCTTGCCAGCTCATTGGATGGGCTCAAACTGAGTGCAGATGAACCAAATAACGATGAGGCCATTTTGACGTTTGAAAACGGATTAGCTAAAGTCAGTGACGTTAACGATGAAGATAACAGATTGTCTTCTCCCAAAAGAGATGGAAACTTCCGTCCCGCACCAAGTCTGGTTGATGACTTGTTGACAGAGCTGAACATCTCTGAAATCCAGAAACTTAAGCAACAGCTCTTACAG GTGGAGCGAGAGAAGGTGGCTCTTCTCACCACTTTACAGGACTCTCAGAAGCAGTTAGAGCATGCTCGAGGAGCATTAGCTGAACAGCAGGAAGCTATGACGAGACTTAGCGATGATTTGGGCGTAATGAGGAGATTGCAGGCAGGCAAGGAGCGGCAGTCAGCCCTGGACAGTGAGCGAGAGCGGGACAGTCGAGAAGACAATGATGTGGACTATTATGAGCTGGATATCAATGGGCCAGAGATACTTCGCTGCAAGTATGAAGTAGCCATAGCAGAGGCAGGTGAACTGAGGGAGGAGCTTAAGACACTAAAATCGGAGCATGATGAG ATGAAGGCCGAGCATGAGGAGGTACGGGCACGACTGGAGGGACAGGTGCGTGACCTCAGTGTTCAAGTGTCTCATTTGGAAAGCAGCAGCCGTGCAGACCGTGATCAAGTTGCTCGATTGGAAAAGGAGCTGAAGGAAGTGAGTGCAGTTGCCGGCGAGACAGAAGGCAGTCTCAGCGTTGCCCAGGATGAGCTTGTTGCCTTTAGTGAAGAGCTTGCAAACCTCTACCACCATGTCTGCATGTGCAACAACGAAACCCCGAATCGTGTCATGCTCGATTTTTACAAAGAGGGTAAAGGAAACAAGACCGAAGGTAAAGAGCTTCAGTCTACGTTGACGCAAACCAGTGACAGCACAGCCGAGTCACCGAGGCCCAACTCCACTGCCGCTGACAGCTCGACTTCTGGGACACCAGTCAGAGAAGATCCACGTCCTGAACCAATGGACATCTACAACCTAGTAGCAATAATTCGGGATCAGATACGCCACTTGCAGAAGGCGGTCGATCGTACCACAGAACTATCCAGGCAAAGAGTTGCTTCTCTAGAGTTGGCCGCAGTGGCAGATAAAGACCAAGCTGCTTGCATGGAGGAGATTTTGAAGCTCAAGTCCCTGCTGAGCACTAAGCGAGAACAGATTGCCACGCTGAGGACTGTGCTCAAGGCCAATAAACAG ACAGCAGAGGTTGCCCTGGCAAACCTAAAGAGCAAATATGAGATTGAAAAGGCCATGGTCACTGAAACAATGATGAAGTTGAGGAACGAGCTGAAGGCTCTTAAAGAAGATGCCGCCACATTCTCCTCTCTCAGGGCAATGTTCGCCACCAG GTGTGATGAATACGTAACACAATTGGACGACATGCAGAGGCAGCTGGCTGCAGCAGAAGATGAGAAGAAGACTCTGAACTCCCTCCTGCGTATGGCCATCCAGCAGAAACTGGCCCTTACACAGAGATTGGAGGATCTGGAGTTTGACCACGAGCAATCCCGAAGAGGATCCGGTGCTGGGCCAGGCGGCCGTGGGAAGGCTTCATCTGGCCGTGGCAGGGGACCCTTGTCGTTTTCCAGCCCCCATGTAAGTCCTAGACTTCCCTGTAAGAACCGACCGCAACCACACGGCCTCATTGGAAGTCCTGCGGTTTTCTGCAGTGAGAAGTATAAAATTCTGTGTGACAATGGATCCGATTAA